In the Lysinibacillus sp. PLM2 genome, one interval contains:
- the plsX gene encoding phosphate acyltransferase: MILAIDGMGGDHAPKSVIDGAVLALNELPNLKIKLYGNKEKLKPFLTEHERLEIIHCEEVIEGEDDPARSIRRKKDASMTRMLEAVTDGSADACLSAGNTGALMAGGLFKVGRIEGVSRPALATTLPTIDGQGFLMLDLGANADAKPENIVQYAIMGNIYAKQVRGIERPRVGLLNIGTEDKKGNELTKSVFGLLKEADLHFIGNVEARDLLNNVADVVVTDGFTGNMVLKSIEGTAGAMMSMLKEAFMASGKTKISALLMKNELKKLKTKLDYSEHGGAALFGLQAPVIKAHGSSNARAIYSAIRQAAIMAEHNVTEVIKTTIAISNKQQGE; the protein is encoded by the coding sequence ATGATACTAGCAATTGATGGTATGGGTGGAGATCACGCACCTAAATCTGTAATAGATGGCGCAGTACTTGCCTTAAATGAACTTCCCAATTTAAAAATAAAATTGTACGGCAATAAAGAAAAACTAAAACCTTTTTTAACTGAACATGAAAGATTAGAAATTATTCACTGCGAAGAAGTGATTGAAGGGGAAGACGATCCTGCTAGAAGCATTCGTAGAAAAAAGGATGCTTCGATGACAAGAATGCTTGAAGCTGTAACAGATGGTAGTGCAGATGCTTGTTTATCTGCTGGTAATACAGGAGCGTTAATGGCCGGTGGATTATTTAAAGTGGGACGAATTGAAGGGGTTTCTCGTCCGGCGCTAGCAACAACTTTACCAACGATTGATGGACAAGGCTTTTTAATGCTTGATTTAGGAGCAAACGCCGATGCAAAGCCTGAAAATATAGTCCAATACGCAATTATGGGGAATATTTATGCAAAACAGGTGCGGGGAATTGAGAGGCCACGTGTTGGTTTATTAAATATAGGTACGGAAGATAAAAAAGGAAACGAGCTGACAAAATCCGTTTTCGGTTTACTAAAAGAAGCTGATCTGCATTTTATCGGAAATGTAGAAGCGCGTGATTTACTTAATAATGTAGCAGATGTTGTTGTAACAGATGGTTTTACAGGGAATATGGTGTTAAAGTCCATAGAAGGTACAGCTGGGGCAATGATGTCCATGCTCAAAGAAGCATTCATGGCTTCGGGGAAAACAAAAATCAGTGCATTATTAATGAAAAATGAATTGAAAAAATTAAAAACAAAATTAGATTACTCAGAGCATGGTGGTGCAGCTTTATTTGGTCTTCAAGCACCAGTGATTAAAGCACATGGTTCTTCAAATGCAAGAGCGATTTATAGTGCCATTCGCCAAGCTGCAATTATGGCTGAGCATAATGTGACTGAAGTAATTAAAACAACAATTGCAATAAGCAATAAGCAACAAGGGGAATAG
- a CDS encoding UPF0122 protein codes for MLLEKTTRMNFLFDFYQALLTDKQRSYMELYYLDDLSLGEIAESYEVSRQAVYDNIRRTEAMLEEYEDKLKLFEKFGHRQKILEQLTNALKDETVTLDERLSLIEQLKETD; via the coding sequence ATGCTACTTGAAAAAACAACACGCATGAACTTTCTCTTCGACTTTTATCAAGCGCTCCTCACAGATAAACAACGTAGCTATATGGAACTTTATTACTTAGATGATTTATCATTAGGAGAAATCGCGGAAAGCTATGAAGTTTCACGACAAGCAGTTTATGATAATATACGTCGTACTGAAGCAATGCTTGAGGAATATGAAGATAAATTAAAGTTATTTGAAAAATTTGGTCACCGTCAAAAAATTTTAGAACAGCTAACAAATGCATTGAAGGACGAAACGGTAACACTAGATGAGCGTCTTTCATTAATTGAACAATTAAAGGAAACGGATTAG
- the acpA gene encoding acyl carrier protein, translated as MATVLERVTKVIVDRLGVDESEVKAEASFREDLGADSLDVVELVMELEDEFDMEISDEDAEKIATVGDAINYIEGKLN; from the coding sequence ATGGCTACAGTATTAGAACGTGTAACAAAAGTAATCGTTGACCGTTTAGGTGTTGACGAAAGTGAAGTAAAAGCAGAAGCTTCTTTCCGTGAAGATTTAGGTGCGGACTCATTAGACGTTGTTGAATTAGTAATGGAACTTGAAGATGAATTTGATATGGAAATTTCAGATGAAGATGCTGAAAAAATCGCAACTGTTGGCGATGCTATCAATTATATTGAAGGTAAACTAAACTAA
- the smc gene encoding chromosome partition protein Smc, with protein MFLKRLEVIGFKSFADRIGIDFVPGVTAVVGPNGSGKSNVTDAIRWVLGEQSAKSLRGTKMEDVIFAGSTSRKPLNFAEVTLVLNNEDEQVETPYTEISVTRRVYRSGDSEYLLNNQQCRLKDITDLFMDSGLGKEAFSIISQGRVDEILNSKPDDRRTIFEEAAGVLKYKLRKKKAEHKLVETDENLNRVLDILHELDSRLEPLQIQASTAKDYVRMTEELKESDIALMVHDLTKFLEDLNGIKIEHEELETKEQKHAIEISNVEKAAEELREKLKIIDHTLDSSQEQLVEASTEVERWEGRKALMNEKRTNAEKQLQQLNQSLQQLMAEDEELAQNESEKKLQFEQKQKEVLQLKSEIKQIELSLNSSVVEIEAQIEQSKNKYIDLLNEEATVKNELKHIEQQLTLQEATAERMNDRSNEMEQRLQKVRLDKQELEEKHTVIHRQLQETNEQIELLQNKLKSLSTSFEEKQRLLYQAYQHQQQLKSRKETLEELETDFSGFFQGVKDILLARDRGELNGIEGAVAELVQVEGKYSKAIETALGGASQHIVTKTEQDAQKAIGWLKAKRAGRATFLPKTVMKSRKLMPAQLSSAVNHPAFISLAYELVSFEETNRTIVENLLGNVLVAENLEGASQIARTVGFKYRVVTLEGDIVNAGGSLTGGASKQQTSLFTRKAELDTLTSKLLQMEASIEQAEKAVTSEKEQITGLRDQLDALKIQGDEIQKAEMEYRSKLLELEMEEKSLSATVSVTTSEQSSVTTRRQSLLQQRGEAQQRIEQLKIELQQVNDTVEQLTEMKLKGENKKDELREQSAEKRSQLAVVQEQLTQVQVATADIALKRSKTKEQIESISQEINWIQNGDANGPSDEEMDLEVQKWTELKEKLTETIQQSRKERFEYQMKLSNLEEQLKELQRVHKGFLEALRSIDVKRSKIEFEINRLHTQLDEQYELDLEFAREIAEEIENVEQVRRQVKLLKQSIEELGPVNLTAIEEYDRVLERHTFLTEQRNDLLEAQDTLHDAIKEMDEEMSVRFNESFTMIRSQFQHVFRELFGGGQADLVLLDPENILETGIEIVAQPPGKKLQNLSLLSGGERALTAIALLFAILNTRPVPFVILDEVEAALDEANVDRYSGYLKKLSSETQFIVITHRKGTMEGADVLYGITMQESGVSKLVSVKLEKEAVLVGQRSE; from the coding sequence ATGTTCCTTAAACGACTTGAAGTGATCGGCTTTAAATCGTTTGCAGATCGTATTGGTATAGATTTCGTTCCGGGTGTTACAGCAGTCGTTGGACCTAACGGAAGTGGTAAAAGTAATGTTACAGATGCAATTCGCTGGGTTCTAGGGGAACAATCGGCAAAAAGTTTGCGCGGAACAAAAATGGAAGATGTTATTTTTGCTGGAAGTACATCTAGGAAGCCGTTAAATTTTGCGGAAGTGACTTTAGTTTTAAACAATGAAGATGAACAGGTCGAAACTCCCTACACAGAAATAAGTGTGACAAGAAGAGTATATCGTTCCGGGGATAGTGAGTATTTACTAAATAATCAACAATGCCGCTTGAAGGATATTACCGACTTATTTATGGATTCTGGATTAGGAAAAGAAGCGTTCTCTATAATTTCCCAAGGGCGAGTAGATGAAATTTTAAACTCAAAACCAGATGATCGACGTACGATATTTGAAGAAGCTGCTGGCGTATTAAAATACAAACTAAGAAAGAAAAAAGCCGAACATAAATTAGTTGAGACAGACGAAAACTTAAATCGTGTGTTAGATATTCTACATGAGTTAGATAGTCGTCTTGAACCTCTTCAAATACAAGCATCTACTGCAAAAGATTATGTTCGAATGACTGAAGAACTAAAAGAATCTGATATCGCACTAATGGTACATGATTTAACAAAGTTTTTAGAGGATTTGAATGGAATAAAAATAGAGCATGAAGAGCTAGAAACGAAAGAACAGAAGCATGCCATAGAAATTTCTAATGTTGAAAAAGCGGCAGAAGAACTTCGTGAAAAATTAAAAATTATTGACCATACACTAGATTCATCTCAGGAGCAATTAGTAGAGGCGAGTACAGAAGTTGAACGTTGGGAAGGCCGTAAAGCGTTAATGAATGAAAAACGCACAAATGCTGAAAAACAACTTCAACAATTAAATCAATCTCTACAACAATTAATGGCTGAGGACGAAGAGCTAGCTCAAAATGAATCAGAGAAAAAATTGCAATTTGAACAAAAACAAAAAGAAGTACTACAGTTAAAATCTGAAATTAAACAAATTGAACTGTCTTTAAATAGTTCTGTCGTTGAAATCGAAGCCCAAATTGAACAATCAAAAAATAAATATATTGATTTACTAAATGAAGAAGCAACGGTTAAAAACGAATTGAAGCATATCGAACAGCAATTAACACTGCAAGAAGCAACTGCTGAACGTATGAATGACCGTTCCAATGAAATGGAACAAAGATTACAAAAGGTAAGATTAGATAAACAGGAACTCGAAGAAAAACATACTGTAATACATCGACAATTACAGGAAACAAATGAACAAATTGAGTTGTTACAAAACAAGTTAAAAAGTTTATCTACTTCCTTCGAAGAAAAACAAAGATTGCTGTATCAAGCCTATCAACATCAACAACAATTAAAATCACGAAAAGAAACATTGGAAGAACTAGAAACAGACTTTTCTGGATTTTTCCAAGGCGTTAAAGATATTTTATTAGCCCGTGATCGCGGTGAATTAAATGGAATTGAGGGAGCTGTAGCCGAACTTGTACAGGTTGAAGGAAAGTACTCGAAGGCAATTGAAACTGCTCTTGGCGGTGCATCCCAGCACATTGTGACGAAAACGGAACAGGATGCACAAAAGGCAATTGGTTGGTTAAAAGCTAAACGAGCTGGCCGAGCAACGTTTTTACCAAAAACGGTAATGAAATCAAGGAAATTAATGCCAGCTCAACTATCATCTGCGGTTAATCATCCTGCTTTTATTAGTCTTGCATATGAATTAGTAAGTTTTGAGGAAACGAATCGAACAATCGTAGAAAACTTATTAGGTAATGTATTAGTTGCTGAAAACCTAGAAGGTGCTAGCCAGATTGCAAGAACGGTCGGTTTTAAATATCGGGTTGTTACATTAGAAGGAGATATTGTCAATGCAGGAGGTTCTTTAACTGGCGGTGCTTCCAAACAACAAACTTCTTTGTTCACTCGTAAAGCTGAGCTAGATACATTAACGAGTAAGCTTTTGCAAATGGAAGCTTCTATTGAACAAGCAGAAAAAGCAGTAACATCAGAAAAAGAACAGATAACTGGATTACGTGACCAATTGGATGCATTGAAGATACAAGGTGACGAAATTCAAAAAGCAGAAATGGAATATCGATCAAAGCTTCTAGAGCTCGAAATGGAAGAGAAGAGTTTAAGCGCAACGGTTTCAGTTACTACCTCAGAACAATCCTCTGTTACGACGCGTAGACAATCTTTACTTCAACAGCGTGGGGAAGCTCAACAACGAATTGAGCAGTTAAAGATTGAACTTCAGCAAGTCAACGATACGGTTGAACAGCTTACTGAAATGAAACTTAAAGGTGAGAACAAAAAAGATGAGCTTCGAGAACAATCTGCTGAAAAAAGATCGCAATTAGCAGTTGTACAGGAGCAATTAACGCAAGTTCAAGTTGCAACAGCCGATATTGCTCTGAAACGTTCAAAAACAAAAGAACAAATTGAATCAATTTCCCAAGAAATAAACTGGATTCAGAATGGCGATGCAAATGGTCCTTCTGATGAAGAGATGGATTTGGAAGTTCAAAAATGGACAGAGTTAAAAGAAAAATTAACTGAAACTATTCAACAAAGCCGAAAAGAACGTTTTGAATATCAAATGAAGCTTTCAAACTTAGAAGAACAGTTAAAGGAGCTTCAAAGAGTTCATAAAGGGTTCTTAGAGGCACTACGTTCAATCGATGTAAAACGTAGTAAAATTGAATTTGAAATTAATCGTCTCCACACTCAGCTCGATGAACAATATGAATTAGATCTTGAATTTGCAAGGGAAATTGCTGAGGAAATCGAAAATGTAGAGCAGGTAAGAAGACAAGTAAAATTATTAAAACAATCTATTGAGGAATTAGGTCCGGTCAACTTAACTGCAATTGAGGAATATGATCGTGTATTAGAAAGACACACATTCTTAACAGAACAAAGAAATGACTTACTAGAAGCACAAGATACATTGCATGATGCGATTAAAGAAATGGACGAAGAAATGTCCGTACGCTTTAATGAATCCTTTACGATGATTCGCAGTCAATTCCAGCATGTTTTTAGAGAGTTGTTTGGTGGAGGACAAGCAGATTTAGTATTACTTGATCCTGAAAATATTCTTGAAACAGGAATAGAAATTGTTGCACAGCCACCTGGTAAGAAGTTGCAAAACTTAAGTTTGCTTTCTGGTGGCGAAAGAGCATTGACAGCCATCGCTTTATTATTTGCAATATTAAACACACGTCCAGTACCATTTGTTATTCTGGATGAAGTGGAAGCAGCGCTTGATGAAGCAAATGTTGATCGCTATAGCGGATATTTAAAGAAGTTAAGCAGTGAAACTCAGTTTATCGTTATAACGCATCGAAAAGGAACAATGGAAGGTGCGGACGTTTTATATGGTATTACGATGCAAGAATCAGGTGTATCAAAACTTGTATCAGTAAAACTTGAAAAAGAAGCGGTACTTGTTGGGCAAAGGAGCGAATAA
- the ffh gene encoding signal recognition particle protein, protein MAFEGLAERLQGTIQKIKGKGKVSEQDVKEMMREVRFALIEADVNLKVVKEFVKTVSERAVGSEVMKSLTPGQQVIKIVQDELTALMGGEQSPIKFNTKPPTVIMMVGLQGAGKTTTTGKLANIMRKKYNRKPLLVAADIYRPAAVQQLETLGKQLSIPVFSLGTDISPVEIARQAIEHAKEEHHDVVIIDTAGRLHIDEELMQELKDIRSLKEPDEVFLVVDAMTGQDAVNVAQSFNETVGITGVVLTKLDGDTRGGAALSIRAVTQKPIKFVGMGEKMDALEPFHPERMASRILGMGDVLSLIEKAQANVDMEKAKELEQKFMSQSFTFDDFVEQLQALKKMGPLEDILKMIPGVGKMKGLDNVKVDEKQMSRLEAIIYSMTPAEKTNPEVINASRKKRIAKGSGTTIQDVNRLLKQFEEMKKMMKQMTGMTQGKGKKKMKLPGFNSLFK, encoded by the coding sequence ATGGCATTTGAAGGGTTAGCAGAACGACTCCAAGGAACAATCCAAAAGATTAAAGGTAAAGGTAAAGTTTCTGAACAAGATGTTAAAGAAATGATGCGAGAAGTCCGTTTTGCATTAATTGAAGCGGACGTTAACTTAAAAGTTGTGAAAGAGTTTGTTAAAACAGTAAGTGAACGTGCAGTTGGTTCTGAAGTGATGAAAAGCTTAACTCCAGGTCAGCAAGTTATTAAAATCGTTCAAGATGAGCTAACAGCATTAATGGGTGGAGAACAAAGCCCAATTAAATTTAATACAAAACCCCCAACAGTCATTATGATGGTCGGGCTTCAAGGGGCAGGTAAAACAACTACTACAGGTAAATTAGCAAATATTATGCGTAAAAAATATAACCGTAAGCCATTACTTGTTGCCGCTGATATTTATCGTCCTGCTGCTGTTCAACAATTAGAAACATTAGGGAAACAATTATCTATTCCAGTATTCTCACTTGGAACAGATATTTCACCTGTTGAAATTGCCCGTCAAGCGATTGAACATGCAAAAGAAGAACATCATGATGTTGTGATTATCGATACAGCAGGTCGTTTGCATATAGATGAAGAATTGATGCAAGAGCTTAAGGATATACGTTCTCTAAAAGAGCCAGATGAAGTCTTTTTAGTTGTTGATGCAATGACTGGACAAGACGCTGTAAACGTTGCACAAAGCTTTAACGAGACTGTTGGTATTACAGGTGTTGTTTTAACAAAGCTTGATGGAGATACACGTGGTGGTGCCGCATTATCTATTCGCGCAGTCACACAAAAACCTATTAAATTCGTAGGTATGGGTGAAAAAATGGACGCGCTTGAACCTTTCCATCCTGAGCGAATGGCTAGTCGTATTTTAGGTATGGGTGACGTACTGTCTCTAATCGAAAAAGCGCAAGCTAATGTAGATATGGAAAAAGCAAAAGAACTAGAACAAAAATTCATGTCTCAAAGCTTTACTTTCGATGATTTTGTAGAACAATTACAAGCGTTGAAAAAAATGGGGCCATTAGAAGACATATTAAAAATGATTCCTGGTGTAGGAAAAATGAAAGGCCTCGACAACGTTAAAGTTGATGAAAAACAAATGAGTCGACTTGAGGCAATTATTTATTCGATGACACCAGCAGAAAAAACAAATCCTGAAGTGATTAATGCAAGCCGTAAAAAACGTATTGCTAAAGGATCTGGTACAACAATTCAAGATGTTAATAGACTGTTAAAGCAATTTGAAGAAATGAAAAAAATGATGAAACAAATGACAGGAATGACACAAGGAAAAGGCAAGAAAAAAATGAAATTGCCGGGCTTTAATTCTTTATTTAAATAG
- the ftsY gene encoding signal recognition particle receptor FtsY: protein MSFFKRLKEKLMGNGEEVQKDEVLHEIDQVAEKEVDTDELTPVDEKVIEKEEQVQAPAVENEGENQLVVQEDVKEEKKPSAWSITQKFKAGLAKTRDSFTSKVNDLVARYRKVDEDFFEELEEVLLQADVGFETVMDLMDKLRFEVQRKNIKDTDGIQALISEKLVEIYEAGEENITELNMQPNGELTVILFVGVNGVGKTTTIGKLAHRLKSQGKTVVLAAGDTFRAGAIDQLQVWGDRVGCEVVKQSEGSDPAAVIYDAINAAKKRGADVLICDTAGRLQNKVNLMKELEKVHRVISREIPNAPHEVLLALDATTGQNALIQAQTFKEATNVTGIVLTKLDGTAKGGIVLAIRNKLHIPVKFVGLGEKMDDLQPFDAERYVYGLFAEGLEKELEKVED, encoded by the coding sequence ATGAGCTTTTTTAAGCGATTGAAAGAGAAATTAATGGGCAATGGTGAAGAAGTCCAAAAGGATGAAGTACTTCATGAGATTGACCAAGTGGCTGAAAAAGAAGTTGATACGGACGAACTAACTCCAGTTGATGAAAAAGTAATAGAAAAAGAAGAGCAAGTCCAAGCGCCAGCAGTTGAAAATGAAGGTGAAAATCAGCTTGTCGTACAAGAGGATGTCAAAGAAGAAAAGAAACCTTCAGCTTGGTCGATTACCCAAAAATTCAAAGCTGGTCTTGCAAAAACTCGTGATAGCTTTACTTCAAAGGTAAATGACCTTGTTGCGAGATACCGTAAAGTAGATGAAGATTTCTTTGAGGAGTTAGAGGAAGTTTTATTACAAGCAGACGTTGGTTTTGAAACAGTAATGGATTTAATGGATAAGCTTCGTTTTGAAGTGCAACGAAAAAATATTAAAGATACAGATGGCATTCAAGCATTAATTTCTGAAAAGCTAGTTGAAATTTATGAAGCCGGCGAAGAAAATATTACAGAATTAAACATGCAACCAAATGGTGAGCTAACAGTTATTCTATTTGTAGGTGTTAATGGAGTAGGGAAAACAACTACTATCGGTAAGCTTGCCCACCGATTAAAATCGCAAGGGAAAACAGTTGTACTGGCGGCTGGGGATACTTTCCGTGCTGGCGCAATAGATCAGCTTCAGGTTTGGGGAGATCGTGTTGGTTGTGAGGTTGTAAAGCAATCAGAAGGTTCTGATCCGGCTGCGGTTATTTATGATGCAATCAACGCTGCTAAAAAGCGCGGTGCTGATGTTTTAATTTGTGATACGGCTGGTCGACTTCAAAATAAAGTAAACTTGATGAAAGAGCTTGAAAAAGTTCATCGCGTTATTTCACGTGAAATTCCAAACGCTCCACATGAAGTGTTGTTAGCATTAGATGCGACAACAGGTCAAAATGCGCTTATTCAAGCACAAACATTTAAAGAAGCAACGAACGTAACGGGTATTGTCCTTACGAAATTAGATGGTACGGCAAAAGGTGGTATCGTATTAGCCATTCGAAATAAACTTCACATCCCAGTGAAATTTGTTGGTCTAGGTGAAAAAATGGATGATTTACAACCATTTGACGCTGAGCGCTATGTTTACGGCTTATTTGCGGAAGGCTTAGAAAAAGAGCTAGAAAAAGTGGAAGATTAA
- the rnc gene encoding ribonuclease 3, producing the protein MTIRKKGNQQKTGVLPEKVQAQFEILEQELNIPFHNKSLLYQAFTHSSYVNEHRRKLYTDNERLEFLGDAVLELSVSKYLFERYPHMSEGELTKLRASIVCEPSLVIFANELNFGKFVLLGKGEELTGGRERPALLADCFEAFIGALYLDQGLDTVVTFLQRVVYPKVEVGAFSHVMDFKSQLQELVQQSNNGLLHYEIIDEKGPAHNRTFVSRVLLNDKELGVGRGKSKKEAEQQAAQNAMVALNQSLYKEE; encoded by the coding sequence ATGACAATAAGAAAAAAAGGAAATCAACAAAAGACAGGGGTATTGCCTGAAAAAGTACAAGCTCAATTTGAAATCCTAGAGCAAGAATTAAACATACCATTTCACAATAAAAGCTTACTTTACCAAGCATTTACCCATTCATCTTATGTGAATGAGCATCGACGAAAACTTTATACAGACAATGAGCGCTTAGAATTTTTAGGTGATGCAGTTTTAGAGCTATCTGTGTCAAAATATTTATTTGAACGTTATCCACATATGAGCGAAGGGGAGCTTACTAAATTACGCGCTTCAATTGTATGTGAACCATCACTTGTTATTTTTGCAAACGAATTAAACTTTGGGAAATTTGTCTTGCTTGGTAAAGGTGAGGAATTAACGGGTGGAAGAGAACGTCCTGCTCTACTAGCGGATTGCTTTGAGGCTTTCATCGGCGCTTTATATTTAGATCAAGGATTAGACACAGTTGTTACATTTTTACAGCGTGTTGTATATCCGAAAGTTGAAGTCGGTGCTTTTTCGCATGTGATGGATTTCAAAAGTCAATTACAAGAATTAGTCCAACAATCCAATAATGGTTTATTACATTATGAAATCATTGATGAGAAAGGACCAGCACATAACCGTACGTTTGTTTCTAGAGTATTATTAAATGATAAAGAACTAGGTGTCGGTCGTGGGAAATCGAAGAAAGAGGCTGAGCAGCAGGCTGCCCAAAATGCTATGGTAGCGTTAAATCAGTCTTTATATAAGGAGGAGTAA
- the fabD gene encoding malonyl CoA-acyl carrier protein transacylase, translated as MTKIAFIFPGQGSQQVGMGAELVTNDSESKKFYDKADAALNFELSKLMLEGPQEELTLTYNAQPALLTTGVMISSKLMAAGIKPDYTAGHSLGEYSAFVASGALSFEDAVKVVHKRGLFMNEAVPAGQGAMAAILGLEAPALKEVCENITAEGHLVQLANLNCPGQIVISGTKEGVEKASTAAKEAGAKRAIPLVVSGPFHSELMRDAAVKLKDEIDQIEIKRPDKPIISNVKAELLEDVSVIKTEMIEQVYSPVLWEDDVRKMLELGVTTFIECGPGKVLSGLVKKVDRSVKTYCVYDEATFNEVIQALRGE; from the coding sequence ATGACAAAAATTGCTTTTATATTTCCGGGTCAAGGCTCTCAACAAGTAGGCATGGGTGCAGAGCTTGTAACTAACGATTCCGAAAGTAAAAAATTCTATGATAAGGCAGATGCTGCATTAAATTTTGAATTGTCGAAACTAATGTTAGAAGGTCCTCAAGAGGAACTAACTTTAACGTATAATGCACAGCCTGCTCTTTTAACTACAGGTGTTATGATTTCATCTAAATTAATGGCAGCTGGGATTAAGCCGGATTATACTGCAGGACATTCTTTAGGGGAGTATAGCGCATTTGTTGCTTCAGGTGCATTATCATTTGAAGATGCTGTAAAAGTTGTCCATAAACGTGGTTTATTTATGAATGAAGCAGTACCTGCTGGTCAAGGTGCAATGGCAGCTATTTTAGGTTTAGAAGCTCCAGCATTAAAAGAGGTATGTGAAAACATTACAGCTGAAGGACATCTCGTTCAGTTAGCTAACTTGAATTGTCCAGGTCAAATCGTGATTTCTGGGACAAAAGAAGGTGTTGAAAAAGCATCAACTGCTGCAAAGGAAGCAGGTGCGAAAAGAGCAATACCGCTTGTTGTAAGTGGACCATTCCATTCAGAACTAATGCGTGATGCTGCGGTTAAATTAAAAGATGAAATTGATCAAATCGAAATCAAACGTCCTGATAAACCAATCATTAGTAATGTGAAGGCAGAACTTTTAGAAGATGTATCTGTAATTAAAACAGAAATGATTGAACAAGTTTATAGTCCAGTGTTATGGGAAGATGACGTTCGCAAAATGTTAGAACTAGGTGTAACAACATTTATCGAGTGTGGACCAGGTAAAGTCCTTTCTGGATTAGTAAAAAAAGTTGATCGTTCAGTAAAAACTTATTGTGTTTATGATGAAGCTACATTTAACGAAGTAATACAAGCATTAAGGGGGGAATAA
- the fabG_1 gene encoding 3-oxoacyl-[acyl-carrier-protein] reductase FabG: MGKLDGKVAVVTGASRGIGRAIALLLAKEGAKVVVNYSGSEQKAAQVVDEITSMGTEAIAVQANVSDAESVQNLMDTAIKKFGSIDVLVNNAGITRDNLLMRMKEDEWDDVINTNLKGVFLCTKAVTRQMMKQRSGRIINISSIVGVMGNPGQANYVAAKAGVIGLTKTTSRELASRNILVNAIAPGFITTEMTDELSEDLKSAMLAQIPLAKLGQPEDIAKAVIFLASEDSSYMTGQTLHIDGGMYM, translated from the coding sequence ATGGGGAAATTAGATGGTAAAGTAGCTGTTGTAACAGGTGCTTCCCGTGGAATTGGTCGAGCTATTGCATTACTACTTGCAAAAGAAGGGGCAAAAGTAGTAGTAAACTACAGTGGAAGTGAACAAAAAGCAGCACAAGTAGTTGATGAGATTACTAGTATGGGTACAGAAGCGATTGCTGTTCAAGCGAATGTTTCAGACGCAGAATCTGTTCAAAATTTAATGGATACTGCTATAAAAAAGTTTGGTTCTATTGATGTTTTAGTAAATAATGCGGGCATTACACGAGACAATCTTCTCATGCGTATGAAAGAAGATGAATGGGATGATGTTATCAATACGAATTTAAAAGGTGTATTTCTTTGTACTAAAGCAGTAACTCGACAAATGATGAAACAACGTTCAGGACGTATTATTAACATTTCTTCAATCGTTGGTGTAATGGGTAATCCCGGTCAAGCCAATTATGTTGCTGCAAAAGCTGGCGTTATCGGTTTAACGAAAACGACATCAAGAGAATTAGCATCCCGAAATATTCTTGTTAATGCAATTGCACCTGGATTCATCACAACTGAAATGACCGATGAGCTATCTGAAGACTTAAAAAGTGCAATGCTTGCTCAAATCCCATTAGCAAAACTTGGTCAACCAGAAGATATTGCAAAAGCAGTGATTTTCTTGGCTTCTGAAGACTCAAGCTATATGACTGGTCAAACATTACACATTGACGGCGGAATGTACATGTAA
- the fapR gene encoding transcription factor FapR, whose translation MKRSKKERQQLLLQTIDENPFITDEQLAAQFDVSVQTIRLDRMELSIPELRERIKDVAAKNLENEVKSLPLDEVIGEIIDIELDTRAISILDVQEEHVFQRNGIARGHHLFAQANSLAVAVINDELALTVKANVAFVKPVKAGDRVITKAIVKGKNIEKNRTYIDVLSTVNNVIVFKGEFEMYHTKGTGEQNDTSN comes from the coding sequence ATGAAACGATCTAAAAAAGAACGTCAACAACTCTTATTACAAACAATTGATGAAAATCCATTTATAACTGATGAACAACTTGCAGCACAATTTGATGTAAGTGTTCAAACAATACGTTTAGATCGTATGGAATTATCCATACCAGAACTTAGAGAAAGAATTAAGGACGTTGCTGCTAAAAATTTAGAGAATGAAGTTAAGTCTTTACCTTTAGATGAAGTAATTGGTGAAATTATCGATATTGAATTAGATACTAGAGCAATATCTATCTTAGATGTGCAGGAAGAGCACGTATTTCAAAGAAACGGTATTGCCCGTGGGCATCACTTATTTGCACAAGCGAATTCATTAGCGGTAGCAGTCATTAATGATGAACTAGCATTAACGGTAAAAGCAAATGTAGCTTTTGTAAAGCCTGTAAAAGCAGGGGATCGAGTAATTACAAAGGCTATTGTTAAAGGCAAAAATATCGAAAAAAATAGAACTTACATTGATGTGCTATCAACAGTAAATAATGTAATTGTATTTAAAGGCGAATTTGAGATGTATCACACGAAAGGCACAGGTGAACAAAATGATACTAGCAATTGA